In Hwangdonia lutea, a single window of DNA contains:
- a CDS encoding MGH1-like glycoside hydrolase domain-containing protein gives MHLNKVVKYISVLLLLLNFGCNNAKKQKKTNISDSFLNFSKNILDYRITPKDSVDKSGLMFSDQGAWFAYGFHKEPNESIGFSGPFLMTQQNGVWLSTSLMNAMIKVDNNFESLKNGEGYSYSSHLENNYSGDKIEVSEKLVFKNGHTALLQTKIKNIGDKNIDLELLWGHSPILISGISLSQNDNTINIISTKTNAKGYLTFPKNLRVQLIDSLEYKANVSLDLKPNETKEIVVSHTFIFPEYSWEEEKKQIQNINFDSVLNARKQEKNKQLKSIIENRKPQFEADKYGEVLAKAHLTLQNNWRIPAGEIKHEGLFPSYHYKWFNGFWAWDSWKHAVGLSYYNNEVAKNQMWAMFDFQKEDGFIVDCIFRDTTIEAHNYRDTKPPLAAWAVAKIYEKDKDIGFVKAFYPKLKLYHNWWYNKRDHDQDGLCEYGSTDGTLIAAKWESGMDNAIRFDDAKILKNSEGAYSLNQESVDLNAYLYAEKLYLSQLAKVIHNLDDTKKYKEEAKLLKDKIQQQFYDKEDGWFYDTNLEGTTFIKGEGSEGWTALWANAATQEQANAVKNKMMNPEKFYTKVPFQTMSADHERFDPLEGYWRGPNWLDQAYFGVKGLRNYGFHAEADQATIQIIKGAEGILGKGQSIRENYHPLTGEGLNAQNFSWSAAHLIMLLQND, from the coding sequence ATGCATTTAAATAAAGTGGTTAAATATATAAGTGTTTTGCTATTGCTATTAAATTTTGGTTGTAACAATGCCAAAAAACAAAAAAAAACCAACATAAGTGATAGCTTTTTAAACTTTAGTAAAAATATTTTAGATTATCGCATAACGCCAAAAGACTCGGTAGATAAATCTGGTTTAATGTTTTCAGATCAAGGTGCTTGGTTTGCATATGGGTTTCATAAAGAACCGAATGAGTCTATCGGGTTTTCAGGGCCTTTTTTAATGACACAACAAAATGGGGTTTGGTTGAGTACATCACTTATGAATGCTATGATTAAAGTTGATAATAACTTTGAATCGTTAAAGAATGGAGAAGGGTATAGCTATTCTAGTCATTTAGAAAATAATTATTCTGGCGATAAAATTGAGGTTAGTGAAAAATTGGTTTTTAAAAACGGACATACTGCTTTATTGCAAACCAAAATTAAGAATATAGGCGATAAAAATATCGATTTAGAACTTTTATGGGGACATTCACCCATATTGATTTCTGGAATTTCTTTATCGCAAAATGATAATACGATTAACATTATCTCAACAAAAACCAATGCTAAAGGATATTTAACTTTTCCAAAGAATCTGCGCGTTCAGTTGATTGACAGCTTAGAATATAAAGCCAATGTAAGTTTAGATTTAAAACCCAACGAAACCAAAGAAATTGTAGTTTCGCACACCTTTATTTTTCCTGAATATTCTTGGGAAGAAGAAAAAAAACAAATTCAAAACATCAATTTCGACTCCGTTTTAAATGCTCGAAAACAAGAAAAAAACAAGCAGCTAAAATCTATTATTGAAAATAGAAAACCGCAATTTGAAGCTGATAAATATGGCGAGGTTTTAGCCAAAGCCCATTTAACTTTACAAAACAATTGGCGCATTCCTGCTGGTGAAATTAAGCACGAAGGCTTATTTCCCAGTTATCATTACAAATGGTTTAATGGCTTTTGGGCATGGGATTCGTGGAAACACGCCGTTGGTTTGTCGTATTATAATAACGAGGTCGCAAAAAACCAAATGTGGGCGATGTTCGATTTTCAGAAGGAAGATGGCTTTATTGTGGACTGTATTTTTCGCGACACCACAATAGAAGCGCATAATTATCGCGACACAAAACCGCCACTAGCGGCATGGGCAGTTGCTAAAATTTATGAAAAAGACAAGGACATTGGATTCGTAAAAGCATTTTATCCAAAGTTAAAACTGTATCACAATTGGTGGTACAATAAACGCGATCACGACCAAGATGGATTGTGTGAATACGGCTCAACAGATGGTACTTTAATTGCCGCCAAATGGGAAAGCGGTATGGACAATGCCATTCGTTTCGATGATGCTAAAATTCTAAAAAATAGCGAAGGCGCTTATTCCCTAAACCAAGAAAGTGTCGATTTAAACGCATATTTGTATGCTGAAAAACTATATTTAAGCCAATTGGCTAAAGTGATACATAATTTAGATGACACTAAAAAATATAAAGAAGAAGCCAAACTTTTAAAAGACAAAATCCAACAACAATTTTATGATAAAGAAGACGGTTGGTTTTACGATACGAATTTAGAAGGCACCACTTTTATTAAAGGTGAAGGTAGCGAAGGTTGGACCGCCCTTTGGGCAAACGCCGCAACACAAGAACAAGCCAATGCCGTAAAAAACAAAATGATGAATCCTGAAAAATTTTATACAAAAGTACCTTTTCAAACCATGAGTGCAGACCATGAAAGATTCGACCCATTAGAAGGTTATTGGCGAGGCCCGAATTGGTTGGATCAGGCTTATTTTGGTGTAAAGGGTTTGCGAAATTATGGGTTTCATGCCGAGGCAGACCAAGCTACAATTCAAATTATTAAAGGTGCTGAAGGCATTTTAGGAAAAGGACAATCCATTCGCGAAAATTATCACCCATTAACGGGAGAAGGCTTAAATGCCCAAAATTTTAGTTGGAGTGCCGCCCACCTAATCATGTTATTACAAAACGATTAA
- a CDS encoding tetratricopeptide repeat protein — MKKLINPILFILVIINFSVQSQTNIWDENPSDSQIELDSLLTILPFSTGQDKMPLLNRVAEIYWSINPNKTIDYANEALQLSRDYNDKKQEGLALINLCQGYLFNDFYDKALQLGLQSLEIRKDLKNDYDLAFTLRTLGWLYFDIGYFDKALEYHNETLKIHEKIGDKQRIAYSYNSIGLIHERKGNCHLALTFFEKSLDLKKAFNNKDRIAETMKNMGVCYRKINKLDYAKDFLESALEITNQIKDDQNKVHILNELAIVNLKLENLDKCYALLKESRLIIENIIDNKEFILENDRVMSEYYLARQNYKEAFNYYKKYAEGSSEIFSSNKSEKLAEMRILFEDERRASEIKLLEKQRDLEAQKRKAILIGSILSVIIAILVIASLYNNIKKKKAIYLQNHKLSKEKLRTQSLIRENLEHKLEFRMKELTNLALFISQRTSIYKDLTKSFKSLDFTDINQLKKDINKLIKEYTFKFDFNEDIQRFHTNVETLQSDFLFRIKKKYPHLTTKDVQLAVQVKLKLSSKEIANINNISLNSVEIGRHRLRKKLGLEKKDNLVDFLESI; from the coding sequence ATGAAAAAATTGATAAACCCCATCCTTTTTATACTCGTAATTATAAATTTTTCCGTGCAATCCCAAACCAATATTTGGGATGAAAATCCAAGCGATTCTCAAATAGAATTGGATAGTTTATTAACCATTTTACCTTTTTCAACCGGTCAAGATAAAATGCCTTTATTAAATAGAGTTGCAGAAATTTACTGGTCTATAAATCCCAACAAAACTATAGATTATGCGAATGAAGCTCTGCAATTATCTAGAGATTATAACGATAAAAAGCAGGAAGGATTGGCACTTATTAACCTTTGCCAAGGCTATCTGTTTAATGATTTTTACGACAAAGCTTTGCAACTGGGATTGCAATCATTGGAAATTAGAAAAGACCTTAAAAACGATTACGATTTGGCCTTCACACTGCGTACCCTTGGCTGGTTGTATTTCGATATTGGGTACTTTGATAAAGCGCTCGAATATCACAACGAAACTTTAAAAATACACGAAAAAATAGGTGACAAACAGCGCATTGCTTATAGCTACAACAGTATTGGATTAATTCATGAACGCAAAGGAAATTGCCATTTGGCGCTGACTTTTTTCGAGAAATCTTTGGATTTAAAAAAAGCGTTTAACAATAAAGATAGGATTGCCGAAACCATGAAAAATATGGGTGTTTGCTATCGAAAAATCAACAAGCTTGATTATGCCAAAGATTTTTTAGAGTCTGCCTTGGAAATCACCAATCAAATTAAAGACGACCAAAACAAAGTCCATATTCTAAACGAACTTGCTATTGTAAATTTAAAGCTCGAAAATTTAGATAAATGCTACGCTCTTTTAAAAGAGTCGAGATTAATTATTGAAAACATAATTGACAACAAGGAGTTCATTTTGGAAAACGACAGGGTTATGTCTGAATATTATTTAGCAAGACAAAACTACAAAGAGGCGTTTAATTACTATAAAAAATATGCCGAAGGAAGCTCTGAAATTTTCTCAAGTAATAAAAGTGAGAAATTAGCGGAAATGAGAATTCTTTTCGAAGATGAACGAAGAGCTTCAGAGATTAAATTATTAGAAAAACAAAGAGACTTAGAAGCCCAAAAAAGAAAGGCAATATTAATAGGTTCTATTTTATCGGTAATCATTGCAATTCTTGTTATCGCATCACTTTACAACAATATAAAAAAGAAAAAAGCGATTTACCTTCAAAACCATAAACTATCAAAAGAAAAGCTTAGAACACAGTCTTTAATACGCGAAAACCTGGAGCATAAATTGGAATTCCGTATGAAAGAGCTCACCAATTTAGCCTTATTCATATCTCAAAGAACATCCATATACAAAGACCTTACAAAGTCTTTTAAAAGTTTAGATTTTACCGATATAAATCAATTGAAAAAAGACATTAATAAGCTTATAAAAGAATATACGTTTAAGTTTGATTTTAATGAAGATATACAAAGATTCCATACTAATGTAGAAACTTTGCAAAGTGATTTTCTTTTTAGAATTAAAAAAAAATACCCGCACTTAACCACAAAAGATGTTCAGCTAGCCGTACAAGTTAAGCTTAAATTAAGCTCAAAAGAAATAGCTAACATCAATAACATTTCTCTAAACTCTGTAGAAATAGGAAGGCACAGATTAAGAAAAAAACTAGGGTTGGAAAAAAAAGACAATCTAGTCGATTTTCTAGAAAGCATTTAA